A single genomic interval of Adhaeribacter pallidiroseus harbors:
- a CDS encoding LuxR C-terminal-related transcriptional regulator codes for MKKLPTSRLNCASGKSYRDLLHLWQNRLHPTQPENTGFRHLMPTDQALLLSPCITWVFDLHTKKYVFVSNNIQRILGYAPEIWMQGGLPFAKERVHPDDAPHLWRLMRQVWEYLLALPAKKRFSYRFNCDYRLRKADGSYARLLEQNTLLRTNEQDSIRYLLGVCTDITNWKKAEALTATIISPQNEACQEWTTHEESEVPLCNDLLSKREKEVLKLIADGYSSKIIADMLRISFHTVNTHRQKIIEKTNTPNTGGLIQFALTNKLI; via the coding sequence ATGAAAAAACTACCAACTTCTCGTTTAAATTGTGCATCCGGTAAATCATATCGCGATTTGCTACACTTGTGGCAAAACCGGCTGCATCCCACCCAACCCGAAAATACGGGTTTTCGGCATTTAATGCCCACTGATCAAGCGCTTTTGTTAAGCCCGTGCATTACCTGGGTTTTTGATCTTCATACTAAAAAGTATGTTTTTGTGAGTAATAATATCCAACGAATACTAGGATATGCTCCTGAAATCTGGATGCAAGGCGGATTACCCTTTGCTAAAGAACGGGTTCACCCGGATGATGCTCCGCATCTTTGGCGGTTAATGCGGCAGGTATGGGAGTATTTATTAGCCTTACCGGCTAAAAAACGTTTCAGCTATCGATTTAACTGCGACTACCGCCTGCGCAAAGCCGATGGTAGCTACGCCCGGTTATTGGAGCAAAATACGCTTTTGCGGACCAACGAGCAAGACAGTATCCGGTACTTATTAGGCGTTTGCACGGATATTACAAATTGGAAAAAAGCCGAAGCTTTAACGGCCACTATTATTTCGCCGCAAAACGAAGCCTGCCAGGAATGGACTACTCATGAAGAGAGTGAAGTGCCTTTATGCAACGATTTATTGAGTAAACGCGAAAAAGAAGTCCTAAAATTAATAGCGGATGGCTACAGTAGTAAAATAATAGCGGATATGCTCCGGATTAGTTTTCATACGGTAAATACCCACCGCCAGAAGATCATCGAAAAAACCAATACTCCCAACACTGGCGGATTAATTCAGTTTGCTTTAACAAATAAGCTTATTTAA
- a CDS encoding DNA/RNA non-specific endonuclease, which translates to MKLVSKEIRNAVVDRLEKSISAQKAVVDKIREGRPLDAEPDENRKIAYIQKKLDVSAAIAKRIANYEDPKTLPLTPIKQSKAESIQGSTVDFLDVCFLDEARAASRSVARVAYWNGDPQGTGFMVSPNLFLTNQHVIQNKEQAKSFLLEFDYELDSKRKVLPFTRFKLDPDKLFLSDSEDDLDFTLVAVGERVDGLCNLEDFGFLPLINSIDKHIRAMFVNIIQHPEGKHKQLVLRENRILFSSPNTLIYGSDTLPGASGSPVFNDDWEVVGLHHYGEPYRALLDPANLNQSLPQSGNEGIRISSIMNHLNAEINTMTSVQAVLVKEALNPKFRSPSLLNEKSQSESTVVVENNKYMQENLASSGGLSNPQVAPNGTVTWTIPLSVSIQLGNHSVSENASTNQLNSKARSSEIETKSEAENFKPDPDFTNRHGYDPNFLGIKVKLPTLSNEQKQTAARNKLAKEEDDPYELKYQHFSLVMHGKRKLPFYTAVNIDGASVININRDTGKITRVENPGFEAAEAYEKWYDDERIDVDERSTQKLYNDPFMKKYFQRGHLVKRTDPSWGNPERAMRAQADTFHFTNCSPQHKGFNPITTRWAGVENWITKESDKSNIRVTVFSGPIFEDTDPEISSIKIPMKFWKIIVWIEDGNLQTMGILADQSDLVNASLADRGQENLGQLPNNFIKVEQCPILDIQNLTGLNFESLK; encoded by the coding sequence ATGAAACTTGTTTCTAAAGAAATTCGCAATGCGGTTGTTGATAGATTAGAAAAATCTATCAGCGCGCAGAAAGCAGTTGTAGACAAAATTCGGGAAGGCCGGCCATTGGATGCTGAGCCTGATGAAAACCGAAAGATAGCCTATATTCAAAAGAAATTGGATGTAAGCGCAGCTATTGCAAAAAGAATAGCCAATTACGAAGATCCCAAGACGCTTCCCTTAACACCGATAAAGCAATCTAAAGCCGAGAGTATTCAAGGTTCCACCGTTGATTTTTTAGATGTTTGTTTTTTAGATGAGGCCCGGGCAGCTTCGAGATCTGTTGCGAGAGTTGCTTATTGGAATGGTGATCCTCAAGGAACAGGCTTCATGGTGTCGCCTAATCTTTTTTTAACTAATCAGCATGTCATTCAAAATAAAGAACAGGCTAAAAGCTTTTTGTTGGAATTTGATTATGAGTTAGATTCTAAACGCAAGGTATTGCCTTTTACAAGGTTTAAACTAGACCCTGATAAACTTTTTTTATCTGACTCGGAAGATGATTTGGATTTTACTTTAGTTGCTGTTGGCGAACGAGTAGATGGTTTATGCAATTTAGAAGATTTTGGTTTTCTACCACTTATTAATTCTATTGACAAGCATATTAGAGCCATGTTTGTCAATATTATTCAACATCCGGAAGGAAAACATAAACAATTAGTACTGCGTGAAAATCGGATTTTATTTAGTTCACCTAACACTTTAATTTATGGTTCCGATACATTACCAGGAGCTTCTGGTTCACCGGTATTTAACGATGATTGGGAAGTAGTAGGATTACATCATTATGGTGAACCGTACCGAGCTCTTCTTGATCCCGCTAATCTAAATCAGAGCTTGCCTCAAAGTGGTAATGAAGGTATCCGTATAAGTTCAATCATGAATCACTTAAACGCTGAAATTAATACAATGACATCAGTCCAAGCAGTCTTAGTGAAGGAAGCATTAAATCCAAAATTTAGATCTCCAAGTTTGTTGAATGAAAAGAGTCAATCAGAAAGTACTGTAGTAGTTGAGAACAATAAGTATATGCAAGAAAATCTAGCTTCTTCCGGAGGATTATCTAATCCCCAAGTAGCCCCTAATGGCACGGTTACGTGGACCATTCCCTTATCTGTTTCTATTCAGCTAGGTAATCATTCTGTTTCTGAAAATGCATCAACAAATCAGTTAAACAGTAAAGCAAGATCTTCTGAAATAGAAACAAAATCAGAAGCGGAAAATTTTAAACCGGATCCTGATTTCACCAATCGCCATGGTTATGATCCAAATTTCTTAGGTATAAAAGTTAAACTTCCTACCTTATCAAACGAACAGAAGCAAACTGCTGCCCGTAATAAATTAGCAAAAGAAGAAGATGATCCTTACGAATTGAAATACCAACACTTTAGCCTTGTTATGCATGGAAAACGGAAATTGCCCTTCTATACAGCCGTTAATATTGACGGCGCTTCCGTTATTAACATTAACCGAGATACCGGGAAGATTACAAGAGTGGAGAACCCCGGATTTGAGGCCGCGGAAGCTTATGAAAAATGGTACGATGATGAACGGATTGATGTAGATGAACGAAGTACGCAGAAGCTTTATAATGATCCTTTTATGAAAAAATACTTTCAACGGGGGCACCTAGTAAAACGCACTGATCCATCCTGGGGAAACCCGGAACGAGCCATGCGCGCGCAGGCTGATACGTTTCATTTCACAAACTGTTCCCCCCAACACAAAGGATTCAACCCGATTACAACCAGATGGGCTGGAGTAGAAAACTGGATAACTAAAGAAAGCGATAAATCTAATATCCGGGTAACTGTATTTAGCGGCCCAATTTTCGAGGATACTGATCCTGAGATAAGCTCTATTAAAATACCAATGAAGTTCTGGAAGATAATTGTTTGGATCGAAGATGGCAATCTCCAAACTATGGGGATTTTAGCCGATCAAAGTGATTTAGTGAATGCTTCTTTGGCAGACCGCGGGCAGGAGAATCTGGGTCAGTTACCTAATAATTTCATCAAAGTTGAACAGTGTCCAATATTAGATATTCAGAATTTAACTGGACTTAATTTTGAAAGTCTAAAGTAA
- a CDS encoding pseudouridine synthase, with translation MYTYIIVNKPYEVLTQFTDEYGRLTLKDFVPVPNIYPVGRLDYDSEGLVLLTDDKALQHRLSDPKFKIEKTYWAQVENIPDEKALQMLRNGVFLKNIKTAPAKATLLPTPPTIWERAKPIRYRQNIPTSWLQISLTQGMNRQVRKMTATVGFPTLRLIRVSIGLLKIEGLDPGEWRNLTIDEVKNLKKGVR, from the coding sequence TTGTACACCTACATCATCGTCAATAAACCTTATGAAGTGCTCACGCAGTTTACCGACGAATACGGGCGGCTTACGCTTAAAGATTTTGTACCCGTGCCTAATATTTACCCGGTCGGCCGCTTGGATTACGACAGTGAAGGCTTGGTATTATTGACCGACGATAAAGCGCTTCAGCACCGCCTTTCTGATCCAAAATTTAAAATTGAGAAAACTTACTGGGCGCAAGTAGAAAATATTCCGGATGAAAAAGCTTTACAAATGCTCCGGAATGGCGTTTTTTTAAAAAATATCAAAACTGCACCTGCTAAAGCTACGCTCCTGCCCACTCCCCCAACTATTTGGGAACGTGCTAAACCTATCCGGTACCGGCAAAATATCCCGACGAGTTGGCTGCAAATTTCCCTTACGCAAGGCATGAACCGGCAGGTTCGCAAAATGACCGCTACCGTAGGCTTTCCCACCTTGCGGCTGATACGGGTAAGTATTGGTTTATTAAAAATAGAAGGTTTAGATCCTGGTGAATGGCGAAACTTAACCATAGACGAGGTAAAAAATTTAAAAAAAGGAGTACGCTAA
- a CDS encoding lysozyme family protein yields MAISNTQKSKVLKIINVFETGDPNGKYDSISIYKDATNKQGEKMYQITYGRSQTTEFGNLKRLLELYMSRDGRFSALFQGYISKIGKEPALHTNAQFKQLLRQAAREDIIMRASQDEFFDMYYYQPAFVWYRGFGFTEALSLLVIYDSFIHSGTVPDFLRKRFAERLPLNGGQEKA; encoded by the coding sequence ATGGCGATCTCGAATACACAGAAGTCCAAAGTTTTAAAGATAATAAACGTTTTTGAAACCGGTGATCCGAACGGTAAATACGATAGTATTTCCATTTATAAAGATGCTACCAACAAACAAGGAGAGAAAATGTATCAGATTACCTACGGCAGAAGCCAGACTACCGAATTCGGCAATTTAAAACGGTTGTTAGAACTTTATATGTCCCGAGATGGTCGTTTTTCTGCGTTGTTTCAAGGGTATATCTCTAAAATTGGCAAGGAACCCGCTTTGCACACTAATGCTCAATTTAAGCAATTACTCCGGCAAGCCGCGCGCGAAGATATTATCATGCGGGCCTCGCAGGATGAATTTTTCGACATGTATTATTACCAACCAGCTTTTGTTTGGTACCGGGGTTTTGGCTTTACAGAAGCGTTAAGTCTGCTCGTGATTTACGATAGTTTTATTCATTCCGGTACAGTGCCCGACTTTCTGCGGAAGCGTTTCGCCGAAAGGCTTCCTTTAAACGGCGGCCAGGAAAAAGCCTAG
- a CDS encoding response regulator transcription factor: MELTEPTKVVLVDDHKLFRKGMVELINGFTGYMVAWEAENGRDFIHKLTTFGLPEVVLLDISMPVMDGFETAQWMEHHYPEVKILALSMHNDNETIKKMLKSGVNGYVLKNADPLELQIALQALEEEGSYYSNRVTAILIEDLNKPKKIKVELTDREIEFLKLACTELCYKAFAPILKVHPRVVETIRENLFKKLQVESRVGLVIYAIKHKFFKVE; this comes from the coding sequence ATGGAGTTAACAGAACCAACTAAAGTAGTATTAGTAGACGACCATAAATTATTCCGGAAAGGAATGGTTGAGTTAATTAATGGGTTTACGGGCTATATGGTAGCGTGGGAAGCGGAAAATGGCCGCGATTTTATTCACAAATTAACCACATTCGGCTTGCCCGAAGTAGTTTTATTAGATATCAGCATGCCAGTTATGGATGGTTTTGAAACGGCTCAATGGATGGAGCATCACTATCCGGAAGTAAAAATCTTAGCTCTATCTATGCATAACGACAATGAAACCATCAAGAAAATGTTAAAATCTGGGGTAAACGGTTATGTTTTAAAAAATGCCGATCCTTTAGAACTTCAAATTGCTTTACAGGCCTTAGAAGAAGAAGGATCGTATTACTCAAACCGGGTAACAGCTATATTGATAGAAGATCTAAATAAACCAAAAAAAATTAAAGTAGAACTCACTGACCGCGAAATAGAATTTTTAAAATTAGCTTGTACGGAACTATGCTACAAAGCCTTTGCTCCTATTTTAAAAGTGCACCCACGGGTAGTAGAAACCATCCGCGAAAATTTATTTAAAAAGTTACAAGTTGAGTCACGTGTTGGACTAGTCATCTACGCCATTAAACATAAATTTTTTAAAGTAGAGTGA
- a CDS encoding sensor histidine kinase, with protein sequence MSDIPIIITTGTFIFLLTAGFITFFFYSYQQRLTAHLKEKEELKIIFQNEKLKAQLEMQEQTFHSISQEIHDNIGQILSLIRLNISTIKPDDYASTEQKISISKELLDQAIEDLRDLSKRLNTEFVNQQSLSALLQFQLSLIQKAGYHHTTLEVHGEEEANLDPEKKLIIFRIAQEALNNVIKHAAAQNIAVALVYLSDKIILSIKDDGRGLNPSKHSLITGWANGVGTYNMYYRAHLIGAEFSLQSHPGEGTLAHLILPLAS encoded by the coding sequence ATGTCGGATATTCCTATTATTATTACTACCGGCACCTTTATTTTCCTACTAACGGCAGGTTTTATAACTTTCTTTTTTTATTCCTACCAACAACGATTAACCGCTCACCTGAAAGAAAAAGAAGAACTAAAAATTATTTTTCAGAATGAAAAACTTAAGGCCCAACTGGAAATGCAGGAGCAGACCTTTCATAGTATTTCCCAGGAAATTCACGATAATATCGGCCAGATACTTTCCCTTATTCGCCTTAACATTAGTACGATTAAACCAGATGATTACGCTTCTACGGAACAAAAAATTTCTATCAGTAAAGAGCTCCTGGACCAAGCCATTGAAGATTTACGGGATTTATCAAAAAGATTAAATACCGAATTTGTCAATCAGCAAAGTTTATCAGCTCTGTTGCAGTTTCAGTTAAGTTTAATCCAAAAAGCAGGATACCATCACACCACCCTAGAAGTACACGGCGAAGAAGAAGCTAATCTGGACCCAGAAAAAAAATTGATTATTTTCCGAATTGCCCAGGAAGCCTTGAATAATGTAATAAAACATGCCGCAGCCCAAAACATAGCAGTAGCTTTAGTGTACTTATCTGATAAAATTATATTAAGTATTAAAGATGATGGTCGGGGACTGAATCCGAGCAAACACTCTCTCATAACAGGTTGGGCCAACGGGGTAGGCACTTATAATATGTATTACCGGGCCCACCTGATCGGAGCAGAATTTAGTTTACAAAGCCATCCTGGCGAAGGCACTTTGGCTCATCTGATTTTGCCCCTTGCTTCCTAA
- a CDS encoding sensor histidine kinase — protein MQALAGEIQFVIAVTLLILIFTSFVIIFMLIHQRRYHQYLREKEEIRINYQQTILRTQLEVQEQTFRTIAQEIHDNINQVLSLIRLNLSTLKPKLNSISANKINSSKELLDSVSRELRDLSKRLNPEFINRQSLAESLSFQVDLLKKTELYNINLEVHGDVRTLDSEKKLIVFRIAQEALNNIIKHAQATTISVLLMYVPAKIILSIKDDGRGFDLAEVTAEHNPDAGTGTLNMQYRARLIGADFSLHSKPGLGTLVLLVLPND, from the coding sequence ATGCAAGCCCTTGCCGGAGAAATACAATTTGTAATTGCGGTTACCTTATTAATTTTAATTTTTACTTCTTTTGTCATCATTTTTATGTTGATTCATCAGCGGCGCTATCACCAGTATTTGCGCGAAAAAGAAGAAATTAGAATTAACTACCAGCAAACCATTTTAAGAACGCAATTAGAAGTGCAAGAACAAACTTTCCGGACCATTGCACAGGAAATTCACGATAACATCAACCAGGTACTTTCGCTGATCCGCTTAAACTTAAGTACTCTTAAACCAAAACTGAACAGCATTAGCGCCAATAAGATAAATTCGAGTAAAGAATTATTGGATTCAGTTAGCCGGGAACTACGTGATTTATCCAAGAGATTAAACCCCGAATTTATTAACCGGCAAAGCCTAGCTGAATCTTTATCTTTTCAAGTGGACCTTCTGAAAAAAACCGAACTCTACAACATTAACCTGGAAGTACATGGCGATGTGCGGACGCTCGATTCAGAAAAGAAATTAATTGTTTTCCGGATTGCTCAGGAAGCCCTAAACAATATTATCAAGCATGCGCAGGCCACTACCATTTCGGTGTTGCTCATGTACGTACCCGCTAAAATTATTTTAAGCATTAAAGACGATGGTCGTGGATTTGACTTAGCCGAAGTAACTGCCGAACATAATCCGGACGCGGGAACCGGTACGTTAAACATGCAATACCGAGCCAGATTAATTGGCGCCGATTTTAGCTTGCACAGCAAACCAGGACTTGGAACTTTAGTATTACTGGTATTGCCCAACGATTAA
- a CDS encoding response regulator transcription factor, translating into MEVLKITKVVLVDDHKLFRKGMVELINGFSRYTVLWEAENGRDFIQKLVQQPLPDIVLLDVSMPIMDGYQTARWLEQYHPEVKVLALSMHDDDETILEMLHAGVNGYVLKNAEPAEVKAALRAMEQQGSYYTTRVREILARGIFQPKPILVELTPREIEFLKLACTELPYKSFAPLLKVNPRTVEDCRDRLFKKLEVVSRVGLVIYAIKHKIYKME; encoded by the coding sequence ATGGAAGTTCTTAAAATTACGAAAGTAGTTCTTGTTGATGATCATAAACTATTCCGGAAAGGAATGGTAGAGTTAATTAATGGATTTTCGCGTTATACTGTTTTGTGGGAAGCGGAAAATGGCCGTGATTTTATTCAAAAATTGGTTCAGCAACCCTTGCCCGACATTGTTTTATTAGATGTGAGTATGCCCATTATGGATGGCTACCAAACCGCCCGTTGGCTGGAGCAATATCATCCGGAAGTAAAAGTACTGGCCCTTTCGATGCATGACGATGATGAAACTATACTGGAAATGCTGCACGCTGGCGTAAATGGTTACGTATTAAAAAATGCCGAACCAGCTGAGGTAAAGGCTGCTTTAAGAGCGATGGAACAACAAGGGTCTTACTACACTACCCGCGTACGGGAAATACTCGCTCGTGGAATATTCCAGCCGAAACCCATTTTAGTAGAGTTAACCCCTCGGGAAATTGAATTCTTAAAATTAGCTTGTACGGAACTGCCTTACAAGTCATTTGCTCCGCTTTTAAAAGTAAATCCGCGCACTGTAGAAGATTGCCGCGACCGCTTATTTAAAAAACTAGAAGTAGTATCACGCGTTGGCCTGGTAATCTACGCTATCAAACATAAAATTTATAAAATGGAATAA
- a CDS encoding peptidase associated/transthyretin-like domain-containing protein, with amino-acid sequence MANEQTPLATKPQVTKPDLWRDWESGREFKKLFFILVGLYVFLHLLLPGEELKELSDQEKENIRTMISQAREFCIENGSSIQKPDPKTGADSTAARQKIAQINCPALVSCGDSIATRIVNYISSRYKFNQEHQSVTSWIRAVPEWLRSWFAGSEEVPKSNAITSSTSRDFWQVVLFVREYARSGFPDSFLKDYKLRVHSFFWLTEDLVFLEIIFWSLFGLLASIFYNVSESLREKNDPAKQYDSSIEYVNWAKLFYAPLTTIVIYFSVQLVTTDNLEANFNNLRHGLIILCFVLGFFSGRTVELLERFKNLILPLNKAVDDPNKLSQKDTSLIAPVINGKVTFSPTIDPAPNDQLPSTIINVSSADGKISLKTVPDATGNFSIPVPPEGLYTVSALLTVGAQSYTSKQDITIKNGEDLKIILEASAR; translated from the coding sequence ATGGCCAACGAACAAACACCACTTGCTACTAAACCCCAAGTAACTAAACCAGATTTATGGCGTGACTGGGAATCCGGGCGAGAATTTAAAAAATTGTTTTTTATTTTAGTAGGGCTTTATGTTTTCCTGCATCTGCTTCTTCCCGGCGAAGAGTTAAAAGAACTTTCGGATCAGGAAAAAGAAAATATCAGAACCATGATTTCGCAAGCAAGAGAGTTTTGCATCGAAAATGGGTCATCGATACAGAAACCTGATCCCAAAACGGGAGCAGATTCTACTGCTGCCAGGCAAAAAATTGCACAAATAAATTGCCCAGCGTTAGTTTCGTGCGGCGATAGCATTGCTACCCGGATAGTAAATTACATTAGTTCCCGGTACAAATTTAACCAGGAACACCAGTCGGTTACTAGTTGGATTAGAGCGGTTCCTGAATGGTTACGTTCTTGGTTCGCCGGTTCCGAGGAGGTACCAAAATCGAACGCTATCACTTCTAGTACTTCCAGAGATTTTTGGCAGGTAGTATTATTTGTGCGGGAATACGCACGGAGCGGCTTCCCGGATTCTTTTTTAAAAGACTACAAACTAAGGGTTCATTCTTTCTTCTGGCTAACGGAAGACTTGGTTTTTCTGGAAATTATATTCTGGTCATTATTTGGTTTGCTGGCCAGCATATTTTATAACGTGTCCGAATCATTACGCGAGAAAAATGATCCAGCCAAGCAATATGATTCCAGCATTGAATATGTGAATTGGGCAAAGCTGTTTTACGCGCCGTTAACTACAATTGTCATCTATTTTAGTGTGCAGCTCGTTACTACCGACAATCTGGAAGCAAACTTTAATAATCTGCGACACGGATTAATTATTCTCTGTTTTGTTTTGGGCTTCTTTTCCGGACGCACAGTTGAATTATTAGAACGATTTAAAAATTTGATTCTACCCCTCAACAAAGCCGTCGATGATCCCAATAAGTTATCCCAAAAAGATACCTCGCTAATAGCACCAGTAATAAATGGAAAAGTTACTTTTTCTCCCACGATAGATCCGGCACCTAATGACCAATTACCCAGTACCATTATTAATGTGTCATCGGCAGATGGTAAAATTAGCTTAAAAACAGTACCAGACGCAACCGGAAATTTTAGTATTCCAGTTCCTCCGGAAGGGTTATATACGGTAAGTGCTCTTTTAACTGTTGGCGCTCAAAGCTATACTTCTAAACAAGATATCACCATCAAAAACGGGGAAGATCTGAAAATTATATTAGAAGCATCTGCTAGATAA
- the dnaK gene encoding molecular chaperone DnaK, giving the protein MGKIIGIDLGTTNSCVAVMEGNEPVVIPNSEGRRTTPSIVAFLDNGNGERKVGDPAKRQAITNPKNTIASIKRFMGRGYSEVTSELKNVSYEVVQGSNNTVRVKIGDRQYTPQEISAMVLQKMKQTAEDYLGTSVSEAVITVPAYFNDAQRQATKEAGAIAGLDVKRIINEPTAAALAYGLDKKHKDQKIAVYDLGGGTFDISILELGDGVFEVLSTNGDTHLGGDDFDQVIINWLADEFKSEENMDLRTDPMALQRLKEAAEKAKVELSSSQETEINLPYITATQTGPKHLVRKLSRAKFEALADSLVRRSMDPVRQALKDAGVSTTDIDEVILVGGSTRIPRIQEEVEKHFGKKPSKGVNPDEVVAIGAAIQGGVLTGEVKDVLLLDVTPLSLGIETMGGVMTKLIESNTTIPTKKSETFSTASDNQPSVEIHVLQGERPMARDNRTIGRFHLADIPPAPRGVPQIEVTFDIDANGILHVSARDKGTGKEQKIRIEASSGLSEAEIERMRQEAAANAESDRLAKEQVEKLNTADSMIFQTEKQLKEYGDKLSTGNKSAIEGALVELRTAHGSKDIAGIDTAINNLNNAWQAASQEMYAATGGANPGAGADGGAGFNGQGAGGPQGGPSQNGNGTADHVTDVDYEEVDGNK; this is encoded by the coding sequence ATGGGAAAAATAATAGGCATTGACTTAGGAACTACCAATTCGTGCGTGGCAGTAATGGAGGGTAATGAGCCGGTAGTAATTCCGAACAGCGAAGGCCGGAGAACAACTCCTTCTATCGTGGCATTCCTGGATAATGGTAACGGCGAACGGAAAGTAGGTGACCCGGCGAAACGCCAGGCAATCACTAACCCTAAAAATACCATTGCTTCTATTAAGCGTTTCATGGGCCGGGGTTACTCCGAAGTAACTTCCGAGTTAAAAAACGTTTCTTACGAAGTTGTTCAAGGCAGCAACAATACCGTGCGGGTTAAAATTGGCGATCGCCAGTACACGCCACAAGAAATTTCGGCCATGGTTTTGCAAAAAATGAAGCAAACCGCCGAAGATTATTTAGGTACTAGCGTTAGCGAAGCCGTAATTACCGTACCGGCTTACTTTAACGATGCCCAGCGTCAAGCTACGAAAGAAGCGGGTGCGATTGCGGGCTTAGATGTTAAACGGATTATTAACGAGCCTACAGCGGCGGCTTTGGCTTATGGCTTAGATAAAAAACATAAAGATCAAAAAATTGCTGTTTACGATTTAGGTGGCGGTACATTTGATATTTCTATCCTGGAATTAGGCGACGGCGTTTTTGAAGTACTTTCTACTAACGGGGATACCCACTTAGGGGGTGACGACTTCGACCAGGTAATTATTAACTGGTTAGCCGACGAATTTAAGTCGGAAGAAAACATGGATTTGCGCACCGATCCGATGGCTCTACAGCGTTTGAAAGAAGCCGCTGAAAAAGCGAAAGTGGAATTATCCAGCTCGCAGGAAACTGAAATTAACTTGCCGTACATCACGGCTACCCAAACTGGCCCGAAACACTTAGTACGCAAATTAAGCCGCGCTAAATTCGAAGCTTTAGCCGATAGCTTGGTTCGTCGTTCGATGGATCCGGTTCGTCAAGCTTTGAAAGATGCCGGCGTAAGTACAACGGATATTGATGAAGTAATCTTGGTAGGTGGTTCTACCCGTATTCCGCGCATCCAGGAAGAAGTAGAAAAACACTTTGGCAAGAAGCCTTCTAAAGGCGTTAACCCGGACGAAGTAGTTGCTATTGGTGCCGCTATCCAGGGTGGGGTATTAACCGGTGAAGTAAAAGATGTGTTGCTGTTAGACGTAACGCCGCTTTCCTTAGGTATCGAAACCATGGGAGGCGTAATGACCAAACTGATTGAGTCGAACACCACTATTCCGACCAAGAAGTCCGAGACTTTCTCGACTGCTTCGGATAACCAACCATCCGTGGAGATTCACGTGTTGCAAGGTGAGCGCCCGATGGCCCGTGATAATCGTACGATTGGCCGGTTCCACTTAGCCGATATTCCGCCAGCTCCTCGTGGTGTTCCGCAAATCGAAGTAACGTTTGACATTGATGCCAACGGTATTCTGCACGTATCGGCCCGCGATAAAGGTACCGGTAAAGAGCAGAAAATCCGAATCGAAGCTTCTTCTGGTTTATCTGAAGCCGAAATCGAACGCATGCGTCAGGAAGCTGCCGCGAACGCCGAATCGGACCGTTTAGCCAAAGAACAAGTAGAAAAATTAAACACTGCTGACTCGATGATCTTCCAAACCGAGAAACAGTTGAAAGAATACGGCGATAAGCTATCGACAGGTAACAAATCGGCGATTGAAGGTGCCTTAGTCGAGTTACGTACCGCCCACGGCAGCAAAGATATTGCTGGCATTGACACGGCTATTAACAACCTGAACAACGCCTGGCAAGCCGCTTCGCAAGAAATGTACGCGGCAACTGGTGGCGCTAACCCAGGAGCGGGTGCCGATGGTGGCGCCGGCTTTAACGGTCAAGGAGCGGGTGGTCCGCAAGGCGGCCCATCCCAGAACGGTAACGGCACCGCCGATCACGTAACCGACGTAGACTACGAAGAAGTAGACGGTAATAAGTAA